Within the Meriones unguiculatus strain TT.TT164.6M chromosome 2, Bangor_MerUng_6.1, whole genome shotgun sequence genome, the region AGATTCCTTTCTATTTTGGCCGGAAGTTTCCATGAAGTCtgtattgatttttattatttaaacatcATTGATTTTAGCCAGATATAGAGTtgtgcactttttaaaaatatttattcattatgagtgttctgtctttacacacaccagaagagggtgtcagatcacattgtagatggttgtgagctgccgtgtgggtgatgggaattgaactcaggacctctggaaaaagcagtcagtgctcttaaccactgagccatctctccagcaccttctttttttcccctcttccccctttccccttctcagGAAAGTTGAGCCTCTCTCCCTCCGACCGGCATGtacttttaatcctagccctcaagagtcagagacagacagatgtccATCCCAGTCACTACCCCTGCTTTTCCACTCTTCCATCTTCCTGTCCCTACAGATATCCAGGAGGGCTCTGTTCTCCAGGGCCACTCCAAGACTCAGCTCAGTTCTTTTCAGCAAACTTTTCACTACACACTTCCAAGGAGTCAGGCTCAGCAGGGTGAATCAGCAACCTCACAGTCCGATGGAGAATCAGCCACAAAAATGACTCTTCAGTTGCAGAAATAGGGATAGATGACGAGAGCATCTGTTCCTTAGGACAGAGACAAGCACGCCATCTTTGCCTTCGCAGTGCTCCCCCGCAACAGGAAAGGAAACCGAACAGTGCAGCCGACAAATGCAGCCACAGCAGGCGCCCAAGACTCTGTGTGCTGGGGAGCTGTTGCAGGCCTCCTACGTGGCAGATGTCAGTACGCAGCTGGGGTGGACATATGAGCGTTCGCCACGAAGAATAGAGTGATCCCAGACACCAGGAACAGCACGTGTGAAGAGCGCGTGCGCCTGGTGGGGGGAAATCACAGGGTGTTTGGTATGGCTCCAGACCACCCGGCGGTGAACCGGCACAGCCGAGCCTGCATGTCTATCAGATCGCCTCACTGGCTGCGGGTGGCAGCTGCCCCTAAACGAACACTCTGTAAAACAGGTCactttgggtttttcttttttaaaccggAGGCAGTGATCTAATCACTTGGGAAATGAGGGCAAGAGGACCAGGAATTCAAGGCTGACCTGGGCTCTATGAAATGctgtctccccccccccgcccacattatttgtttataaaaaaattaattcgtGGTTACTTAGTGAATCtgaaaaaattaagaaacaaatttaaaccacttataattttataaatagaCACAGATAATTTGTGGTTATGTATGTGTTACATTGGGATCAAAGATCAgaaatagttttttatttatttatttattctccatgggcctcactatgcagccctggctggcccaaaCTGCcccaaattcacaaagatccacctagGTCTGCCTCCACACATTCCTCCACACCCAGCAAAGAATTTACTATTCTTTTTCCCCCTTCAAGCTATATTGTGAGAGTCTCTCAACTCGGGAAATATATTATGAAAAAAACTTTTTCTAGTAGCAGAAGTGGATAGAAAGAGATATATAAAGAAACAGAGAGGCCATTTAATGTTTACTAAGTCATACAAAATCCTGTTTCGTCTCTTCCTACACTGAGGAATGGTCAGTTATCCATCATGAGTACTAGCCACGCCCTTTTGTCAGTCCTTTCTCTTGCTGCTAATATTTGAGAAGCTTGACTAAGgaatggagagcaacagaaaaaccATAGCAGCACAGGCTGGACAAAGTCTGACTTGGGAGTTAGGCTGGCCGGGAGGCTCTGCAGCTTTGTGTATTTCAGCTGTATGTGAGCAAGGCTGGAGACTGGCTTCTGAAAAAGAGTCCCAAAACAACAGGGACTTAGATCTTCACCCTGCCTTCACATGAAGATCTGATGTATGCATTCCACAGCCCTCAGGGCAAAATCCTGCTCCGTTACTGTTCTGGGGTCTTAGGTATCAACCGAGGAAGGCTCTCTGCCTCTTAGCGTCATGCCAGCGttccaggggagggaggaggctggcaaAGGGAGGCAGTTAGCATTACTCTGGGCTGCACACATTACTTAAAACAACATCCCATTTGTTCAACTTGATCACATTTTTGCAGCCAGGGAATCTGGAAAGGAGTAGTTTTAGTGGCTGGCCTTGTGGCCACTGAAGTTTCCACACACGGGATAGAGACGGGAGGTGGGAGAACAGTCTTCCCCAGCACTGCGGACTTGACTGCTGTCCCGTGAAGTGCCTTGCGCTGAGTCACTGTTTTGATGTTCCCAGATGACGACGCAGAGTCCCCCGAGGACACGGAAGAGGAGATTCCAGTGGTGATCTGCGCGGCCGCGGGGAGGATGGGTGCAGCCATGGCTGCCATCAACAGCATCTACAGCAACACCGATGCCAACATTGTGTTCTATGTAGTCGGACTACGGAACACTCTGTCTCGAATACGGTAGTTTGGATACTGTGGTTTTGgaatgttctgttttcttttaatcttttttttctttaggtgggtaccctttccttttctcttcctcctcctcctcccttctacctCTTCTTTTCCCAGCAAAGAAGGggaaacatttgttctttttatttcttttctttttaaaattaattaattatttttattttatgtgtgttgatGCAGGTTGGCCtgctgtatgtctgtgtgagagtgttggattctcctggaactggagttacattcAGTTGTGagatgctgtgtgggtgctgagacttgaacccaggtcatcagtcAGCTGTCTATACCATCAGCTGAACGCGATTATTAACCCAGCTAAACCTTGGCCTCTAATTAGCATTCCATTCCATTCTCTCACAACTTAGTTTTGGATTGGACCGTGTCCTTCAGAATTTGTCCCGTATTTCTTCTATCCAGATCCCACCAGGATTTCCACTGAATTCTTCAATTTCTGAACCCTTAACAACAGACTACATCACATGCACACATTGTTTTAGGGCCTAATCAGTGTAGGACCACGGGGAGGAGGTAGAATTTGCTAACAAACCAGAGATTACAGGATTCCTCTCTGAGAACTTGATCATGGAATACTCACCAAAGTGACCCAACTAAATCCTCTCGCAGTAAAGACCAAGGATCACTAAGCCATGCTTTATTATCTAGAATTCTAgctagctttttaaaaaacacttatTTAATCAgcgtgtgcacgcatgtgcacaaGGCATCATCATCAACATGTGCATGAACCTCAGAGGTCAGCCTCGGGCactcagctctctcctccctctgtaaGGATATAATGTTAGAATCTAGcccagcagccagtgctctttaaggctgagccatttccctcttttttttttttttttgttgttgttgttgttgctgtttgttttttgagacagggtttctctgtataacaagccctggctgtgctggactcagtttgtaaaccaggctggccttgaactcacagacatctgcctgcctctgcctcctgagattaTTATCATAATTTTGCCTATAATGTTAAAAATGAATTGGAGTTAGAGTAAGAAGAAATCAAcagaaaatcaaaatttaaattgttttagaaatgCAGGAAAAGTGTGTAAACTTGGTCTGGGCAATACCTCCATGAGCTCAGGAATTGGGAAGAAAGCTGACGGTCTTGCCTGCGTAACACAAGAATGTCTGCATAGTGAAGAGCAGCGAATGGTGTTAGTTATAAAATACATTAGCAAAAAGTATGACTTACAGCCTTTAATTCCGGCGCTTGGGGAGCAGAGGcaacccagtctctgtgagtttgaggccagcctgggctacaaagagagttccaggacagccagggcagttacacagagataccccatctcaaaaacaaaacaacagcaaaagaatgGCTTACAATGAAGAATTGTTGCAATgcttagattctcaaattttcttaaaatttaagcCTATTGGAAAAATGAGAATACAATATGAACAGACACCAAGGTCCATCCTGACTCTAAGAAGACCACCTCCAAGAGCCAGCACCTGTACTAACACTGGAGCagctggggaaggaaggagggtggccAGTTAGAGGCTGGGCTAAGCTGCATGGTGAGACCTTCTCCCCAATACACAAACCagccaactaaccaaccaaccaatgacCAGCCAACTAACCAACCAGGTCACACAGCCCACAGCAATACATGGCAACACAGTCACAGAGTGGGCCGTCTCCCGTTCTTGGCTGTTGGCCCCTCCTCCCCAGAGTCTAAACATTTTGAAACCTGTTCTCATTGAAGCAGAAGACAAAAGTCGAAGGTGTGAACTCACGGTACATCTCAGTAAATCAGCACAAGCAAATATGCTCTGTGACAGCGAGCACGTCCCCGCCAACAGTGGCAAGAGCTCTACCGTTGTGCTATCTACCCCCAGCCCTTTGCTGCCAATTTGCAATCAACAGCCAATGTCGCCATATGTGGCTTAGGTTGTTGCCAACTTTGTCTTGAGATTATTTCTACTGGAGGCTCAGAATGAATCAGATGAAGGGTAGACATCCTGTGAGACTGAGTGCTGCTGGGGGGAGGAAAGAAGACAGGGTGAAGACGGGCAGAGGCACTGAGAGACAGACCGTCTTCGGAgtcagaggaggaggaaacaCTGTCAGAGGCTGCACCGGCGCGTGCCACCCAGTGCTGGCAGCAGCGTGCGGCAGCCAGTCCAGCAAGCATGGGTGCTGCGTCTTGTTGCTCTAGTTCCCTGGGAGGATTTTTGGATGTGGAGCCACACTTGGGTATTACTATCTTGTTCGTTCCCTCTGCAGAATGAGTTCTGAGAGTCGGGCTGGGGAAAGGGGATGTTGTAATTTAGACCAGGTAGGGAAGCCATTGGAAGGACGTAGAGCATGAAAGCTATGCTTACGTACACTTACTTCAACTTCCTACGGCCAGAACAGACTAGGCCTGGGGCATGTGAATGGGGGAAGGTGCGAAACGCGCACTACAGGTTCTGTTGTTGTTATCTCTTTAGAAAATGGATTGAACATTCTAAACTGAGAGAAATAAATTTCAGAATTGTGGAGTTCAACCCTATAGTCCTCAAGGGGAAGATCAGGCCAGACTCCTCGAGGCCCGAGCTGCTCCAGCCTGTGAGTATGAGTCGTGCACACGCGGGGAGTCTGAGTCCACATTCACTGCGGAGCCCCAGCCTCTGGGGCACACAGACGCCATTTCAGTCACGTGGGCCAGGCCTCCACAAAGCTCTGCTCCTTTACAACTCAGCAGCCGCCCGCTCCAGGAAGGAGTTAAGATGGTTTGTCTGAGCATAATGAAGCTATTGGAAGGAAATGAAGCATTAGAGTGTAGGCTACATTTGCACGTGTGAAGATGGCTGTGGTGGGGCTGGAGGTGAGCCAGGCAGCGAGGCCAGCAAAAGACTTGTGCTCTTGTATCTTCTGTGCTTAATTGTTAGTTAGCTGAGTCTTCTGGAAGCCGAGGAAAGCCAGCAGTGTGAGAGCCATGTGCCTCAGTGTCAGCCACAGCACGTTTTAGGAGACACCAGTTCTTTTCTTAGCTCTAGGGGTCACTTTCCTTGCAAGAATGCCAACACAGAGTCTCTCTTCTTCATGAATaacagtcgtgtgtgtgtgtgtgtgtgtgtgtgtgatatgcctATGTGTCAGTGAGTCCCAGCAAGCCTTTTTCCAACCTGTCTCCTCCAGCAGTGGAGTTTCAGACAAGCGTGCTGCTATAGTCATCTTTTCACGTGGTCCTGGGGATCCAAGCTCAGGTCCTTATACTTATCCGTtgaaccatcttcccagtccAAGAGCAGCTTCTCATGGCAAGTTTGTAGAAACTGGCCACCTCTTGTATGCGTTTATGTAAATCCATCCTTTCAAATTAACTTCTAAAGCCTCAGTCTGTGGTGCAGTCCTTCCCTAACTCCAGCTGCTTACTGTCAGTGGGTTACGGTAACTGAACAACACTGATGGAAATCCTATGAACTCATGCTTCTCTGACTGTCTTCTGTATCAAGAAGCTAAAAGGCTGGGTTTGttgctggggtgtgtgtgtgtgtgtgtgtgtgtgtgcatcttaaGGCTAATTAATTATCTAATTGATGGAAGATAGAGAAAGCAGAAGTCTGTACCCTAAAAACTTGCCCCGGGAGCTTTGGGGACTCCCACTGTAGCTGTCCCTGAAAGAACAGTGGGCACTGCTTCTGAGTGGGGCCCGATGGAGGAAAGCTTCTCTTGGCAGCTGGTCTCCTCCCCAATCCCAGAGGATCAGGTGCTAAGAAGCCAGGTGAGGCATCACTTTAGcctcttctattccattccacaCATGGCACTAAACGGGCTCAGCCAAAGCTGACTTGCAACGCCGCACAACCTTTCCCACCACTCTTGCTCTTGTCTTGACAGCTGAACTTCGTTCGGTTTTATCTCCCTCTGCTTGTCCATCAACATGAGAAAGTCATCTATTTGGACGATGATGTCATTGTACAAGGTACACTCACTGACTGCCAAGAGCCCTTGGAAGGGCTCAGCTGCTACGTAGAATGACTTactctttctcttcattttccaTGTAGCTGGTTGCCTAGTGACTTCACATACTCTCTACAGTGAATACAGCATTGTAAAGCTGGGTGGTTTTtgaggctgggcagtggtggtgcccccttgaaccctagcacttgggaggcagaggcagatggatctctctgagttccaggacagccagagctacacagagaaactctgtccaaaataaaaagaacaaaacagacagacagacaaaacagcGTATTTTAAGTAGGGTTTGGTGTTTCCCTGGACAATCCAGTGGCTTCTGAGGACCCCTTCCCTATGCCAAGTGTGCAGTAATTACCTTGCTAGCTTCTCTACATTCCCAAAACACGCAGAAGGAGAGCATCACCACCAGCACTTAGCATGGCCGTGGCTGCATGTGTGCGTGCTGTGTTCTCTTCCACATGCAATATAAGCACTCAGAGACTGCACAGCACACACCTGATCACCACCTGTGCGAACACTTCAAGTGACTCCCTCAACAGGCATAAGCTGCCTTCGTTGTTCGTTTGAGAGaaactgtgtagccctggctatcctgaaacttgctttgtagactagatttgtctgcctctacctccccagtgatgggattaaaggcgtgcaccaccacagcctgaCAGGCATGAACTCTTCTTAGGAGCACTGTCGTGCTAAGGGAAAGGAGGAACCATGCACTCTGGTTTTCTTAAGTCAGAAACTGAGCGAAGGTTCTGCCTAGCTTCATTTTAACTGCTGCTACATCCAAATGCAGGCGACATCCAGGAACTCTATGACACCACCTTGGCCCTGGGCCACGCAGCGGCCTTCTCCGATGACTGTGACTTGCCCTCTGCTCAAGACATCAACCGACTTGTGGGGCTTCAGGTGGGCATGCTGGCATAGAACCCTGCCTTTACCCTTCTTCTTTGGCCTTGGCCCTCAAAATTATCACAACCCACCCCTCCAAAGCCAGGGGAACTGCCCGGAGATGGGGATGGTATGGGGCTCTGTTTCTTCCAGCCACTCAGGCCAACTTCTACAACCTATATGGAGTTTCGCTTTCCTCATCTGAAACCTGGACAGTGTTCTGTCGTGTTTGTGAGCCGCACTGGGATGCTGCGAAGTGTCCGACGTGTGGGGGATGCTCTGAAAACAATAGTGGTTACGTTGCTCATCACCACATACATGTACACGCTACATTACTCTAAGTTATGCTATGCTATActatatgtaactccagttccagaggacccaatgccctctttctggcttccttgggcagcaggcacacacatggtacatatacatacatgtaggcaaaatactcatgcaTCTAAGATAAAATGTGATCATTTTAAAGGGGAGCAATGCGCAGCACTG harbors:
- the Glt8d2 gene encoding glycosyltransferase 8 domain-containing protein 2 isoform X1 translates to MALLRKINQVLLFLLVLTLCGILYKKVRKGATLKNEAVLPRNRKGNRTVQPTNAATAGAQDSVCWGAVAGLLRGRYDDAESPEDTEEEIPVVICAAAGRMGAAMAAINSIYSNTDANIVFYVVGLRNTLSRIRKWIEHSKLREINFRIVEFNPIVLKGKIRPDSSRPELLQPLNFVRFYLPLLVHQHEKVIYLDDDVIVQGDIQELYDTTLALGHAAAFSDDCDLPSAQDINRLVGLQNTYMGYLDYRKKTIKELGISPSTCSFNPGVIVANMTEWKHQRITKQLEKWMQKNVEENLYSSSLGGGVATSPMLIVFHGKYSTINPLWHIRHLGWNPDARYSEHFLQEAKLLHWNGRHKPWDFPSVHNDLWESWFVPDPAGIFKLNHNT